CACCAGTACATCGGGGTCGCGTGATCAGCGCGGTTGCCTACCACCTGGACTCGACGCACGGCGCGGCCGGTCTGACCACCGCACCGCAGCCGACGCCGGAGCCGGGTTCGCACCAGGTCGTGATTCGCGTGCTCGCCGCGTCGCTGAACCGGCGCGACCTGATGCTGCTGGACGGTACCTATCCGCTGCCGGCCGCGCCTGGGATCGTGCCGCTCTCCGATGGCGTCGGCGAAGTGATCGCGGTTGGCGACAAGGTGTCCCGTGCCGCAGTGGGCGACCGGGTGACCGCGACGTATTTCGTCCGGTGGATCGACGGTCCGCAACGGCAGTCTCATGTCCTGGAACAGTACGGCGCCACCTATCACGGCATGCTCGCCACGTACGCGGTGCTGGAGGAGGATTCGGTGGTGCACGTCCCCGGGCATCTCACCGACGTCGAAGCGGCTACGCTGACCTGCGCGGGCGTGGTGGCCTGGGCGGCGCTCACCGCGCCGCTTCCGGTCTTGCCGGGGGAGACCGTACTGATCGTCGGCAGCGGAGCAGTCGCGCTGTTCGGTGTGCAGCACGCCAAAATGCTGGGAGCCGAGGTTGTTTCGGTTACCTCCAACGAGGGCAAGGCCGAGCGGCTGCGCAAGCTCGGCGCCGACGAGGTGATCGATCGGAGCCGGACGCCGGACTGGGAGCGGGCCGTGCTGGACCGCACCGGCGGCGACGGCGTGGAACACGTTCTGGATGCGGTGGGGTTGCCGACATTGGCGAGATCTGTGCGGTCGGGTGCGTACAACGCACGGATCACGATGGTCGGCGCAATGCCCGCCGAGGATGCGCCCACCGGCAACCTATTCGGGACGTCGTATCTGTCCATTCGTCGGATCGCGGTAGGCAGCAGAGCCGATTTCGAAGCAATGAACCGATCGATTACCGAGCATCGGATGCGTCCGGTGATCGATCAGGTCTTTCCCTTCGACGAAGCGGAGGCCGCCTACCACCACCTGCGCACCGGTGATCCATTCGGCAAGGTGGTCGTCGAGTTGTTGTAGTGGTCAGGGGCAGGTGCTCAGTTTCTGGATCATGACATCTTTTTCGGGCTGGGTGACCCAGAGCCGATAGGCCGCTTTCACCTGGATTTGCCTGGTCAGGTACGCGCAGTGGTAGCCCTTGTTCGGTGGCAGCCAGGACGCTGCGTCGGAATCGCTCTTGGACTGGTTGGTCGGTCCGTCAACCGCCTGCAGGTTCAGTGGGTCGTTGGCCAGGTCGCGGCGGCGTTCGGCGGAAAGCTGCTGTGCGCCTTTCTGCCAGGCGTCCGACAGCGCGATGACGTGATCGATCTGCACCTCGTCGGAGGTCTTGGTGCCACGCACGAAGTGGATGGTCTTTCCCGTGTAGAGGTCGTTCAGCGTGCCGGTCGCGACGACGCACTTGCCCGACTTGAACGCCACGTCGGTAAGGTCGCGCTGCAGGATGTCGTTTCGGGTGTCACAGCCGTTGTCGCCGCCGGGCACCGAGACGTCGTCGGACCAGGGCGGGCCGAATTCGTCACGGCTGTAACCGGTTTTGGCCGCGCGGCCCGCGACACGCAGGGAATCGAGCAGCGCGAGCGCGTCGCGGCTGGGTACAGGTGCCGGCGTGTCGCTGCACGCGCGGCCGGAACCGCACGCCACTTTCGCGGCCGAGTCGCCGCAGCCGACGGAAAGCCATGCCAGTCCGACGAATGCCGCGACCACGAGGGCTATCCGAGCCAGTTGTTGTGCTGTGAACTTCATCGAACTTCCTAACGCCAACGCACTCCAACTGTAACCGGCGCCAAGGTATCCGGTGGCCGTGACGAAATAACCGAACGGCGCCTATGAGATTCGGCACAGCTGGACGATATTCGCCGGTATGCCAAGGTGGCTGGTCAGGTCGATAGGGATGCGGGCCCGCCCCCGAGCCGCCGTGCCGGCGCCGACTCGGGGACGGCTACTCACGAGGGAGACCGGTGGCGCGGCTGTGCGGACGGGTGTCCAGTCCGAGAACCGCACTCTACGGCACCACGGGGCTGATGAGGGGAGGTCCCGAGGTGTCGAGCCGCACCGACTCCGAGCTCGCTCGTGATGATCAGGGGTGAATCGGAATCCGGTCCGTGTCGGCTGCCTGGGTTACCCGTAACCGGTTGCTCACCAGTCGCTGCCGCACCGTTGTTTCTCCGTCTCGACTACGCTTCGTGCTACGTATCAAGACAGTAGATAGCTCGTGGTGGCCTTGGCAAGCGTGCGGCGCTGCGCCCGAAAGTTTCTCAGCTGATCTTCAGTATCCGCAAACCCGCCTACTGCATTCCCGCGGATGTCTCCGGCCCTCCGGGGTGTGACAAGCGTCACTTGAAGGGCGGTCACAACCTACCGTGATCGTGTGTCGAAAACAGGCATAGGGAGCAAGCCGATACCTGGAGGACAACCTTATGCCTACCGTCGACATTCTCGACTCGTTCATCAACTACCGCGACACCGGCGAGGGGACGGTGCCGGTGGTGTTCCTGCATGGCAACCCGACGTCGTCGCACCTGTGGCGCAACGTGGTACCGCACGTCGCGGATCGGACCAGGGCGCTGGCGCCCGACCTGATCGGGATGGGGGAGTCGGGCAAGCCCGATATCGGCTACCGCTTCACCGAGCACGCCACGTACCTGGATGCCTGGTTCGACGCGCTCGGGCTGGACCAGGTGGTCCTGGTCGGCCACGACTGGGGTGGAGCGCTCGGTATGGACTGGGCCGCACGGCATCCCGGCCGGGTTCGCGGCATCGCGCTGATCGAGACCTTCCTGCGGCCGATGCGCTGGGACGAACTGCCCGGGCTCGGCGCCGAGCTGTTCCGCAAGTTCCGCTCGGCCGAGGGCGAGCGAATGGTGTTGGAGGAGAACACCTTCATCGAGTTCAACCTTCCCAGGGGAGTGGCCGATCTCTCCGCCGAGGACCACGACGTGTACCGGGCGCCGTATCCGACCCGGGCCTCGCGCAAGCCGCTGCTGGTGTGGCCCAGGGAGTTCCCGCTCGACGGCGAACCCGCCGACGTCGTCGCCATCGTGCGAAATTACGGCACCTGGGCAGCCGCGACGCCCGAGGTGCCCAAACTGGTGATGGCGCTGGAGAACGGGGTCGGGCTCGGGTCGCCAGAGGTGGTCGAGTGGGCCGCGACCACATTCGCGAGCGCCGAGGTCGCGCCGATCGGCCCGGCCGGGCACCACGCGCCGGAGGACAGG
The DNA window shown above is from Nocardia sp. NBC_01730 and carries:
- a CDS encoding zinc-dependent alcohol dehydrogenase family protein, coding for MISAVAYHLDSTHGAAGLTTAPQPTPEPGSHQVVIRVLAASLNRRDLMLLDGTYPLPAAPGIVPLSDGVGEVIAVGDKVSRAAVGDRVTATYFVRWIDGPQRQSHVLEQYGATYHGMLATYAVLEEDSVVHVPGHLTDVEAATLTCAGVVAWAALTAPLPVLPGETVLIVGSGAVALFGVQHAKMLGAEVVSVTSNEGKAERLRKLGADEVIDRSRTPDWERAVLDRTGGDGVEHVLDAVGLPTLARSVRSGAYNARITMVGAMPAEDAPTGNLFGTSYLSIRRIAVGSRADFEAMNRSITEHRMRPVIDQVFPFDEAEAAYHHLRTGDPFGKVVVELL
- a CDS encoding HNH endonuclease family protein; its protein translation is MKFTAQQLARIALVVAAFVGLAWLSVGCGDSAAKVACGSGRACSDTPAPVPSRDALALLDSLRVAGRAAKTGYSRDEFGPPWSDDVSVPGGDNGCDTRNDILQRDLTDVAFKSGKCVVATGTLNDLYTGKTIHFVRGTKTSDEVQIDHVIALSDAWQKGAQQLSAERRRDLANDPLNLQAVDGPTNQSKSDSDAASWLPPNKGYHCAYLTRQIQVKAAYRLWVTQPEKDVMIQKLSTCP
- a CDS encoding haloalkane dehalogenase — encoded protein: MPTVDILDSFINYRDTGEGTVPVVFLHGNPTSSHLWRNVVPHVADRTRALAPDLIGMGESGKPDIGYRFTEHATYLDAWFDALGLDQVVLVGHDWGGALGMDWAARHPGRVRGIALIETFLRPMRWDELPGLGAELFRKFRSAEGERMVLEENTFIEFNLPRGVADLSAEDHDVYRAPYPTRASRKPLLVWPREFPLDGEPADVVAIVRNYGTWAAATPEVPKLVMALENGVGLGSPEVVEWAATTFASAEVAPIGPAGHHAPEDRPEEIGRAVADWLDRHAVLGAPAVRS